From the Actinomycetota bacterium genome, one window contains:
- a CDS encoding DUF5677 domain-containing protein has translation MPKFGSSDYQPIEKYLEALGIFHNFIVTLLFEFAREPRSIKDTIIRNFFARTDMTMRGIFELWKIEDYQDCWILHRCLLDRLFHLHELHEKNEFEIFESWSFLQQYNAINRVRSDPEFGGAKAVDLFNLTDEQVKRAQSLSDSPPTWHRPKPKSVAKAMDMTFLYRFGYDYGSTHVHPMANDGDQDFYSITGLEPKPDYPDQISVISNTLLHGTMIIQTGLNASSESPRVSWRLHLLRGWSHEHTKAVSQRVEGTSSTDGARSRGGV, from the coding sequence TTGCCTAAGTTTGGCTCAAGTGATTATCAGCCAATTGAGAAATATTTGGAGGCTCTTGGCATCTTTCATAATTTTATAGTCACACTTCTCTTTGAATTCGCGCGCGAACCACGAAGCATCAAGGATACGATAATTCGAAACTTTTTTGCTCGCACCGACATGACTATGAGAGGCATTTTTGAATTATGGAAGATTGAGGACTACCAGGATTGCTGGATTCTTCATAGGTGCTTACTTGACAGGTTATTCCATTTGCATGAACTTCATGAGAAGAACGAGTTCGAAATCTTTGAGTCTTGGTCTTTCCTTCAACAGTACAATGCTATTAATCGCGTACGTAGTGATCCGGAATTCGGCGGGGCGAAAGCAGTCGACCTATTCAATTTGACAGATGAGCAGGTTAAGCGCGCACAATCACTGTCAGATTCACCACCCACATGGCACCGGCCTAAACCAAAATCGGTAGCCAAGGCGATGGATATGACTTTCTTATACCGCTTCGGTTATGACTATGGATCTACGCACGTGCATCCAATGGCAAACGATGGAGATCAGGACTTTTATTCAATTACGGGCCTTGAACCGAAGCCAGACTACCCCGATCAGATTAGCGTGATCTCGAACACCTTGCTTCACGGGACAATGATTATTCAAACAGGTTTAAATGCTAGCTCTGAATCGCCCCGGGTTTCCTGGAGGCTCCATCTTTTGAGAGGATGGAGTCATGAACACACGAAAGCGGTATCCCAAAGAGTTGAAGGAACGAGCAGTACGGATGGTGCTCGATCACGCGGAGGAGTA